One part of the Arachidicoccus terrestris genome encodes these proteins:
- a CDS encoding SusC/RagA family TonB-linked outer membrane protein, which translates to MANSVYAQNHPVHLTGTVLGESGPLPGVNVYVEGSSSGVLTDKDGQFNLAISTSDSLLTFSFVGYEKQTVTIGSKRIFNIRLTPVSDALNDVVVIGYGTSQKKDLTGSVATVSGDEIKQIPVATAAQAITGKIPGVNVVTQSGAPGADINIVVRGGTSITQSISPLYIVDGFESGDLTSIDVNDIETVTVLKDASATAIYGARGSNGVIVITTKSGKAGKTKVSYNGFIDIQRLTHPLKLMNPAQYVGYQYAYQLLQGNQLDWATNFGGDIDDPGFYSGAAGYIHDTYGSDPGIDWQDLVFGGSAIMQNHSLSVSGGNSKTRFLLNGNVMDQDGILAKHGDQKFNLRFKINHQISKRVSIDFNSNFSDRRIDGGGSLGGALRMSILQPPTGGVRFTDQELITMDLTDSMRKTDPQYDAYNPIIFNNANTQKSKRRTFTANLGIDISILKNLTWRSQASYNWTQTNNTTWNEGITANVIEAHGGPYGSISNGEGDAWQVTNTLTWKQEFGLHHLTVMLGQQTNAAQSSSSSNTYDGFNENNFGLNNIGMATNLYAKSSGLSKSRTVSAFGRVMYNYGNRYLLTATLRGDGVSKFAVGHRWGTFPSMSAAWRISQEKFMKSSNIFDDLKLRVGYGTTGNSDISNYMYVTSYGAGFYAIDRQEVSTLVPGGTLANPLVQWEKTSTKDLGIDMAILNSRISLTADYYINESKNLLLKASIPTSTGYSNQYQNIGAIRNSGFEFSLTTQNIRSGNFTWTTNLNMSFNRSKVLSLANDNSTLYSGSFIVEVGKPLGQFYGYKYDGIYTTDDFTQNSDGSYSLNGGIAREKGRSSQVKPGDIKFKPTAGNQDDNGNPVWSTDDRTVIGHSAPDFTGGITNDFSYKGFDLSIFMNFSYGNQVFNENNQRFLGPRLPNQEALAIMDSRFRLIDPTTGKETTDLTRLAALNPRQHDPRAVWSVNPNNNYNGTSVFSDYFLEDGSFLRLNTITLGYRFSEPVLKRLKIDGFRIYASVHNLHTFTSYTGYDSEVASSDGVLGNGVDASAYPRSRSFVAGINLSF; encoded by the coding sequence ATGGCAAACAGTGTTTATGCGCAAAACCATCCGGTTCATCTAACGGGGACAGTTTTGGGAGAGTCGGGTCCGCTTCCCGGTGTAAATGTGTATGTGGAAGGAAGCTCCAGTGGTGTTTTGACAGATAAAGACGGACAGTTCAATCTGGCGATATCGACAAGTGATTCACTACTGACATTTTCGTTTGTAGGATACGAAAAGCAAACTGTGACAATAGGAAGTAAGAGAATATTTAATATCCGGCTGACGCCCGTGAGCGATGCATTAAATGACGTTGTCGTTATCGGCTATGGTACCAGCCAAAAAAAGGATCTGACCGGTTCTGTTGCTACGGTATCGGGAGATGAAATCAAACAGATTCCTGTTGCAACTGCAGCACAGGCCATTACAGGTAAAATTCCCGGTGTAAATGTTGTCACCCAAAGCGGCGCTCCGGGGGCAGATATCAATATCGTCGTGCGTGGCGGAACATCCATTACGCAAAGCATATCGCCTCTTTATATTGTAGATGGTTTTGAAAGCGGAGACCTGACATCTATTGACGTCAATGATATAGAAACGGTAACCGTTCTTAAAGATGCTTCAGCTACAGCGATCTATGGCGCCAGAGGTTCTAATGGTGTAATAGTCATCACCACCAAATCAGGAAAGGCGGGAAAAACTAAGGTGTCTTATAATGGGTTTATAGATATTCAGCGCCTCACGCATCCATTGAAGTTAATGAATCCGGCACAATATGTGGGCTACCAGTATGCGTATCAATTACTGCAAGGCAATCAGCTTGATTGGGCAACAAACTTTGGCGGAGATATTGATGATCCGGGTTTCTATTCCGGTGCTGCTGGCTACATTCACGACACATATGGGTCTGATCCGGGTATTGACTGGCAAGATCTCGTTTTTGGAGGGTCGGCGATCATGCAAAATCACAGTCTGTCTGTCTCGGGCGGAAATTCAAAAACAAGGTTTTTATTGAACGGTAATGTCATGGATCAGGACGGTATCTTAGCCAAACATGGCGATCAGAAGTTTAACCTTAGATTTAAAATAAATCATCAGATCAGTAAAAGAGTAAGCATCGATTTTAACTCGAATTTTAGCGATAGAAGAATTGACGGGGGAGGGTCTCTGGGGGGCGCTTTAAGAATGAGTATTTTGCAACCCCCGACAGGAGGGGTACGTTTCACGGATCAGGAACTTATCACCATGGATTTGACGGATTCGATGCGTAAAACGGATCCCCAGTATGATGCTTACAATCCTATTATATTTAATAATGCTAACACGCAAAAGAGTAAAAGAAGGACCTTTACTGCAAACCTGGGAATTGATATTTCGATTCTGAAAAACCTTACCTGGAGATCACAGGCCAGTTATAACTGGACACAAACCAATAACACAACCTGGAATGAAGGCATTACAGCGAATGTGATTGAAGCACATGGAGGCCCTTATGGCAGTATCTCTAATGGCGAAGGTGACGCCTGGCAAGTTACAAACACCCTGACATGGAAACAGGAGTTTGGCCTGCATCATCTCACTGTTATGCTGGGACAGCAGACGAATGCCGCACAAAGCAGTTCCTCTAGCAATACCTATGACGGCTTTAATGAAAATAATTTTGGTTTGAATAATATTGGAATGGCGACCAATTTATACGCAAAATCTTCCGGTCTCAGCAAATCAAGAACAGTCTCGGCGTTTGGACGTGTAATGTATAATTATGGTAACAGATATCTTCTTACAGCGACCTTGCGGGGAGATGGCGTGTCAAAGTTCGCAGTTGGCCACAGGTGGGGTACGTTTCCTTCGATGTCTGCTGCCTGGCGGATCTCGCAGGAGAAATTCATGAAAAGTAGTAACATATTTGACGATTTGAAGTTGCGCGTGGGCTACGGTACAACCGGGAACAGCGACATAAGCAATTATATGTATGTTACTTCATACGGAGCGGGCTTTTATGCTATAGATCGCCAGGAGGTAAGTACACTTGTTCCCGGAGGGACGCTTGCCAATCCTCTTGTTCAATGGGAAAAGACCAGCACAAAAGACCTGGGCATAGATATGGCGATTTTAAACAGCAGAATCAGTTTAACAGCAGACTATTATATTAACGAGTCTAAAAACTTATTGCTCAAAGCCAGTATACCCACTTCGACGGGCTATTCCAATCAATACCAGAATATTGGCGCCATTCGCAACAGTGGTTTTGAATTTTCCCTTACGACTCAAAATATTCGCTCCGGCAACTTTACGTGGACAACAAATCTTAATATGTCATTTAACCGTTCTAAAGTCCTGTCTCTGGCCAATGATAACAGCACGTTGTATTCGGGTTCTTTTATTGTCGAAGTAGGTAAACCCCTGGGACAGTTCTATGGTTACAAGTATGATGGCATTTATACGACAGATGATTTTACCCAGAATAGCGATGGCTCTTATAGCCTGAACGGCGGCATTGCCCGGGAAAAAGGGCGCTCTTCTCAGGTTAAGCCAGGTGATATCAAGTTTAAACCAACCGCTGGCAACCAGGACGATAACGGTAATCCGGTGTGGTCTACTGATGACAGGACTGTGATTGGCCATTCGGCACCGGATTTTACAGGTGGAATCACGAACGATTTTTCATATAAAGGATTCGACCTCAGCATATTTATGAATTTTAGCTACGGCAACCAGGTCTTTAATGAAAATAATCAACGCTTTTTAGGCCCCAGGTTGCCTAATCAGGAGGCGCTGGCCATCATGGATAGCCGTTTCAGGTTGATAGATCCCACGACAGGTAAAGAAACAACTGATTTAACGCGGCTTGCCGCTCTGAATCCCCGGCAACATGACCCCCGAGCAGTCTGGAGTGTAAACCCAAACAATAATTATAACGGAACTTCCGTTTTCTCGGACTATTTTCTGGAAGATGGTTCCTTTCTGCGGCTCAATACGATTACACTGGGATACCGCTTTTCAGAACCAGTGTTAAAACGCCTGAAAATTGATGGGTTCAGAATATACGCCTCCGTGCATAATCTTCACACTTTTACCAGCTATACAGGATATGATTCGGAAGTAGCGTCTTCTGACGGCGTATTGGGGAACGGTGTTGATGCATCTGCCTATCCAAGATCCAGAAGTTTCGTCGCCGGCATTAATCTGTCCTTCTAA
- a CDS encoding LamG-like jellyroll fold domain-containing protein produces MRDLLHLFKNVFIVLVIYFLGGVLCVQAQTIAFPGAQGFGKHAIGARSGGSVYHVTNLNDDGAGSLRDAVSAPNRIVVFDVAGIIRINSRMIVANNIYLAGQTAPGEGITVYGNGWSFSGASNTICRYMKIRMGIVGSDGKDANGIADGHDIIFDHCSISWGRDENFSINSTTAYNITIQNCIISQGLMTHSAGGLIQADSITLYRNLYADNTTRNNKVKGRSQYVNNIVYNWNNGAYIMGGESEGDSYVNVTNNCFIQGPEDGVPPFNLGNSSFHIYAADNIFDSSRNGRFDPYLIPPGEYVGPPDFQSVAYNYPLLPAWSAHQLFDSLLPSVGACLPYRDYADYYVINEVRSLGLKGELIANESSLPFGAPTTWSLWAGVPRVDTDNDGMPDVWEAANGTNAGADDAMVIAANGYTNIENYINSITKDNSQEYLRVPLNLHKDSATQSTLYLSWLDYTDGEHGFYVEKKLNGTWTRIDTTDRDVNHVAITGMLPEQSDTFRVIAFKDNMLSDYSGELIAKTKPVVVPVLDTATFVPDLTWNGNVSGEWDKTSNNWVNADNMAAVFMDSSKLLFPDKGTAQVIHVNGVVAPSDMLISGDHDYTLSGSGQIAGSGSLNKTGKGSLSLLTLNAYTGPSVLHDGTIAFNTIANGDSLSAIGASANYAFNWRWQGGRWLYTGNTASTDRNAIIDYTTEFNVSDSAAVVTFTGALTGDGGLIKSGPGTLLLRNENPYAGETVVNGGILEVSPVSSATLSDDIIDQNRGIGTSNILRLHNGTYRTTGGSTTIYENYPLDLFVDDSTVNGFEPYRNANLSMTVHGRGILNYRIPYLRELIQGDWSDFSGTLIAHSTDEGLLIIDNNVGFPNNRVVATGKTKIVNWNNNQTVSIGGLSGDATAMLSCGGVKTQSFGFGYTTYSIGGAGTDETFNGSINNQPYGSTSNTTGETTIIKEGAGYWRLTGNNNYSGTTTINAGRLIVNGTNNGTGKVIVSEGVLSGTGYIAGEVEVQRNGVLNPGDSTFGVFTLNTNLVLDSGSVTQVRVNKVLDSSDQIVVKDSVHYNGILEIDTVGPFQAGDKFKIFSPGGFVSGNFSGFSPASPGSNLYWKFKPATGELMVATEGFVFAPSDLKAEASTDIPTSTSSVRVSWVDNSDSESYFVLERSLDSLHFTQVAIVAMDTTSYIDTALVPNTTYYYRIKAVVNNEQVSAYSAIITVMTPVDYYVPVLASEPGPANNEQLSGILGSKIKLTWEGGNYTDSFAIYVGTDSVQMNKVAVIAYTDTAAFTLTGIQSNTTYYWRIDAIGDGHVSSGTIWTFTTGDVTHLVAHYKLDESTGNTAHDATGNHLNGTANFSPEWGVTDGKLNGAMGFANAVEAGAALVVPASEAIFLDSTSFTISLWVKIPSNTYSYAEGKDCYLVHKGSMESNTGKWYGIQLKDDKLTFAIDDGVHKSSLSVKMEGDNNICDNNWNNIVAIRDLRSQHIYLYINGRLAGSVSSSSTKHIGQAGKQLTIGNSVENKPYRDKVDDIRFYDNALTPSDVADIYQLTDAASNPISVENFTASIQKSQIVLHWQTPKEVNSHLFEVYRSNDSINYQLLTAVPAKGYSDSISNYSVHDDRPYHPSDFYRLVYVDQNGDRVTLGQIKIVFGKGHSVFKVFPNPFYGSRLNFALSGFTGKDRITASLYRMNGLLVKTKSLKTNNSNNQYTIELDEKLPRGMYLLVVTDGINKVFDKVIVK; encoded by the coding sequence ATGAGAGATTTATTACACCTGTTTAAGAATGTTTTCATTGTTTTGGTCATTTATTTTTTAGGTGGCGTGTTATGTGTACAGGCACAAACAATCGCTTTTCCCGGTGCACAAGGATTTGGGAAACATGCAATCGGGGCAAGATCGGGCGGTTCTGTCTATCACGTAACTAACCTAAATGATGACGGCGCGGGCTCACTACGTGATGCCGTCAGTGCACCCAACCGGATTGTTGTTTTTGACGTTGCGGGTATTATTCGTATTAACAGCCGGATGATCGTTGCCAATAATATTTATCTGGCTGGCCAGACTGCGCCAGGCGAGGGGATAACGGTTTATGGTAACGGATGGTCATTTTCCGGCGCCAGCAATACGATATGCCGGTATATGAAGATCAGGATGGGAATTGTTGGCAGCGATGGTAAAGATGCTAACGGGATTGCGGATGGTCATGATATCATATTTGATCACTGTTCGATTTCTTGGGGCAGGGATGAGAATTTTTCCATAAACTCGACCACGGCGTATAATATTACAATTCAAAACTGCATCATCTCTCAAGGCTTAATGACCCATTCTGCAGGTGGATTAATTCAGGCTGATAGTATTACTTTATATCGTAACCTTTATGCAGACAACACGACTCGTAACAATAAGGTGAAAGGCAGGAGCCAATATGTGAATAATATTGTCTACAACTGGAATAACGGAGCGTATATTATGGGTGGTGAATCTGAGGGAGATTCTTATGTGAATGTAACGAATAATTGTTTTATCCAGGGACCGGAAGATGGCGTCCCGCCTTTCAATCTTGGCAACAGCTCTTTCCATATTTATGCTGCTGATAATATTTTCGACAGCAGTAGGAATGGGCGCTTTGATCCTTATTTGATTCCGCCGGGCGAATACGTCGGACCGCCGGATTTTCAGTCGGTGGCATACAACTATCCCCTCCTGCCGGCGTGGTCTGCACATCAATTATTCGATTCCCTCCTGCCATCAGTAGGGGCCTGCCTTCCATACAGGGATTACGCAGATTACTATGTTATCAATGAAGTAAGATCGCTGGGTCTAAAAGGTGAATTAATTGCCAATGAGAGCTCGTTGCCTTTTGGCGCACCCACAACATGGAGCTTATGGGCAGGGGTACCCAGAGTCGATACAGATAATGATGGAATGCCGGATGTATGGGAAGCTGCCAATGGAACGAACGCCGGAGCGGATGATGCTATGGTGATCGCTGCTAACGGATATACAAATATTGAAAACTATATTAACAGTATCACCAAAGATAATTCCCAGGAGTATTTAAGAGTTCCATTAAATCTTCATAAAGATTCTGCCACGCAATCGACTTTATACCTGTCGTGGCTGGACTACACAGATGGAGAGCATGGATTTTATGTTGAGAAAAAACTAAACGGTACATGGACGCGCATAGACACGACGGATAGAGATGTAAACCATGTCGCGATTACCGGGATGCTTCCCGAGCAGTCTGACACCTTCCGGGTAATCGCATTTAAAGATAATATGCTGTCTGATTATTCCGGTGAGCTTATTGCCAAGACTAAACCCGTAGTTGTGCCCGTTTTAGATACCGCCACTTTTGTGCCTGATCTGACATGGAATGGCAATGTCAGCGGTGAATGGGACAAAACCAGTAATAACTGGGTGAATGCAGATAATATGGCAGCTGTGTTTATGGATAGCAGTAAATTGTTGTTTCCCGATAAAGGTACCGCTCAGGTTATACATGTCAACGGTGTGGTGGCGCCGTCAGACATGTTAATTAGCGGAGATCATGATTATACCCTAAGTGGATCAGGTCAGATCGCCGGCTCCGGTTCATTGAATAAAACCGGTAAAGGCAGCTTGTCTTTGTTGACGCTGAATGCATACACCGGCCCTTCGGTATTGCATGACGGAACAATAGCCTTTAATACCATTGCCAACGGAGATTCTCTGAGCGCCATCGGGGCCTCTGCAAACTATGCATTTAACTGGAGATGGCAAGGTGGCCGGTGGCTGTATACGGGAAATACAGCCAGTACAGACCGAAATGCCATCATAGACTATACAACCGAATTTAACGTTAGTGACAGCGCAGCCGTTGTGACATTTACCGGCGCGCTGACGGGAGACGGAGGATTGATCAAGTCTGGCCCGGGTACACTGCTATTAAGAAATGAAAATCCCTATGCGGGTGAAACCGTCGTTAACGGAGGAATACTAGAAGTCAGCCCCGTCAGCAGTGCGACCCTGTCGGATGACATAATTGATCAAAACAGGGGAATAGGAACCTCTAATATTCTGAGATTACATAATGGCACCTATCGTACGACAGGTGGAAGCACCACTATCTATGAAAATTATCCGCTGGATCTGTTTGTAGATGACAGCACTGTGAACGGTTTCGAGCCTTATAGGAATGCAAATCTGTCTATGACGGTGCACGGAAGAGGGATTTTGAACTATAGGATTCCTTATCTGCGAGAGCTGATTCAGGGTGACTGGAGCGATTTTTCCGGAACACTTATCGCTCACAGCACTGATGAGGGGTTGTTGATTATTGATAACAATGTGGGCTTTCCCAACAACCGGGTGGTGGCCACCGGTAAGACAAAGATTGTTAACTGGAATAATAATCAGACAGTCTCCATTGGCGGACTCTCGGGAGATGCGACCGCGATGTTATCCTGTGGTGGGGTCAAAACACAATCTTTTGGATTTGGATATACGACTTACTCTATTGGTGGCGCGGGAACCGATGAGACCTTTAATGGGTCGATCAACAATCAACCCTATGGTTCAACCAGCAATACGACAGGAGAAACGACTATTATAAAAGAAGGCGCAGGGTACTGGCGTTTAACCGGAAACAACAACTACAGCGGGACAACAACAATAAATGCGGGAAGACTGATTGTTAATGGAACCAATAACGGTACCGGAAAAGTCATCGTCAGTGAGGGTGTCCTGTCTGGAACAGGCTATATCGCCGGAGAAGTAGAGGTGCAGCGTAACGGCGTTTTGAATCCGGGTGATAGTACTTTTGGCGTCTTTACGCTGAATACAAATCTGGTTTTAGATTCTGGCAGTGTTACGCAGGTTCGTGTCAATAAGGTGCTTGATTCCAGTGACCAAATTGTGGTGAAGGATTCTGTTCATTATAATGGCATACTTGAAATAGATACTGTAGGTCCTTTCCAGGCTGGTGATAAATTTAAAATATTTTCCCCCGGGGGATTCGTTTCTGGCAATTTTAGCGGCTTTAGTCCTGCATCACCAGGTAGTAATTTATACTGGAAGTTTAAACCTGCCACCGGAGAGCTAATGGTGGCTACTGAGGGGTTTGTTTTTGCACCTTCAGATCTAAAAGCGGAAGCTTCGACTGATATACCGACGTCCACAAGTTCTGTCAGGGTCTCCTGGGTCGACAACTCTGACAGCGAATCATATTTTGTACTGGAAAGGTCACTGGATAGTCTTCATTTTACACAGGTCGCTATAGTAGCAATGGATACGACCAGCTATATAGATACTGCTCTTGTACCTAATACGACCTATTACTATCGGATAAAAGCGGTCGTTAATAATGAACAGGTGTCTGCCTATAGCGCTATTATCACCGTAATGACACCCGTTGACTACTATGTGCCCGTTCTGGCCTCAGAGCCGGGTCCGGCTAATAACGAGCAACTTTCCGGGATTTTGGGTTCAAAAATAAAACTGACATGGGAAGGGGGAAATTATACAGATAGCTTTGCGATCTATGTGGGAACAGATTCTGTTCAAATGAATAAAGTGGCGGTGATCGCCTATACTGATACAGCTGCCTTTACACTTACAGGAATTCAAAGTAATACGACCTACTATTGGCGAATTGACGCGATTGGAGACGGCCATGTTTCTAGCGGAACCATATGGACTTTTACAACAGGTGACGTTACACATCTGGTTGCACATTATAAGTTAGATGAGTCGACAGGGAACACGGCACATGATGCGACGGGCAATCATTTGAACGGGACGGCCAATTTTAGTCCGGAGTGGGGTGTAACCGATGGCAAATTAAATGGTGCAATGGGGTTTGCAAATGCGGTTGAAGCTGGCGCTGCCTTGGTTGTGCCCGCTTCGGAAGCAATTTTCCTGGACAGTACGTCTTTTACAATTTCTCTTTGGGTTAAGATACCCTCGAATACATATTCTTACGCAGAAGGGAAAGACTGTTATCTTGTTCATAAGGGATCGATGGAATCTAATACAGGTAAGTGGTACGGTATTCAGCTCAAGGATGATAAGTTAACTTTTGCCATCGATGACGGAGTACATAAAAGCAGCCTGAGTGTAAAAATGGAAGGAGACAATAATATTTGTGACAACAATTGGAATAATATTGTGGCGATAAGGGATTTACGTTCACAGCATATTTACCTGTATATAAATGGCAGGCTGGCGGGTTCGGTATCGAGTAGTTCAACAAAACATATTGGACAGGCCGGTAAACAATTGACCATCGGGAATTCCGTTGAAAATAAGCCCTACAGAGATAAGGTCGATGATATTCGTTTTTATGATAATGCACTTACGCCATCAGATGTGGCAGATATTTATCAGCTAACCGACGCGGCTTCTAACCCAATATCAGTTGAAAATTTTACCGCAAGCATTCAAAAAAGTCAGATTGTCCTTCATTGGCAAACGCCAAAAGAGGTCAATAGCCACTTATTTGAAGTGTATCGTTCCAACGATAGTATAAATTATCAATTATTAACAGCTGTTCCTGCAAAAGGCTACAGCGACTCTATCAGCAATTATTCTGTCCATGATGATAGGCCTTACCATCCGTCGGACTTTTATCGCTTAGTCTATGTAGATCAAAACGGTGACAGAGTAACACTTGGTCAAATTAAAATAGTATTTGGAAAAGGCCATAGCGTTTTTAAGGTTTTCCCTAATCCCTTTTATGGCAGCAGGTTAAATTTTGCCCTCTCTGGATTTACCGGTAAGGACCGCATTACTGCCAGTCTTTACAGAATGAATGGCTTGCTGGTAAAAACAAAGTCCTTGAAGACAAACAATAGCAACAATCAGTATACCATTGAGCTAGATGAAAAACTTCCCAGAGGCATGTATCTGCTGGTCGTTACGGATGGGATAAACAAGGTTTTTGACAAGGTTATTGTAAAATAA
- a CDS encoding helix-turn-helix domain-containing protein, with the protein MELAHRLSQLRKEKGLTQQALAELTGTHPNVIGKYELGLAIPSVDMAGKLAHALNVSIDYLAGNDDIIVDNRLMDKIKSLLKLPEDVKNSVMYSLDKLIGKAKGSIA; encoded by the coding sequence ATGGAACTGGCACATAGATTAAGTCAACTCAGAAAGGAAAAAGGGCTTACCCAACAGGCGCTGGCAGAATTAACAGGAACCCATCCTAACGTAATTGGCAAATACGAGCTTGGACTTGCCATCCCCTCTGTGGATATGGCTGGCAAGCTGGCACATGCTTTAAACGTTTCGATCGATTATTTAGCCGGAAATGATGATATTATTGTAGATAACCGGCTGATGGATAAAATTAAATCCTTGTTGAAACTTCCCGAGGATGTAAAAAACTCCGTCATGTACTCTTTGGATAAACTCATCGGGAAAGCGAAAGGCAGTATTGCCTGA
- a CDS encoding RagB/SusD family nutrient uptake outer membrane protein, giving the protein MKVSYNIIAFILTFALMGSLFSCKKWLDIPNPSAYDSQTTFATVSSAEMAVLGAYTKTFNRDIYYRLGDGNDESISSEGIGGSKWLLSNFEYSPNLVPSDTYNSMYSGIEYSNVCIKNLSEMKGTDAAEEKRIDMLLGECYAIRALSYFNLVRYWGDVPYRTVPITDDTSMYASRVSRDTIYDGCITDLQKAVELLPWYSEGMIATPERFSKNAAYGILARVALYAAGYSLRWDLKTYAASSVRLGKRADANRIKALYQIASDACEKVIMRGENMLLPSYETVFRNLVQGKYDNETMLEYGQYGNDVNGGGIGYTNGIFTNTSSIYAKAFPLIAVIPTLWFDYQKGDERRDVSIANYSVTAANERQMNPYGNNRIGKFRVTWMADKGTAVNKRNIDWPWLRYADVLLMYAEAQNELYQGPTDKAKDALEAVRIRAFGGNKDLIGITPGNYVDFRNAIMRERKLELAFEGLRRTDLVRWGVMFDTIRAARQRVIDMATRSGQYADIDAYRAYKLETATDFNDPVVSVPYIGYKTMPSESVVDSLSSAGYTLLDMFTGEPAAGAGNFPLDATAPWVTGLFEGAKKNKMECMPLSDGMIDDNPGLKGEQLPIY; this is encoded by the coding sequence ATGAAAGTTTCATATAATATTATAGCATTTATTTTGACCTTCGCATTAATGGGTTCTCTGTTTTCCTGTAAAAAGTGGCTGGATATTCCAAATCCGAGCGCTTATGACAGCCAGACCACTTTTGCTACCGTCAGCTCAGCTGAAATGGCAGTATTGGGTGCGTATACCAAAACCTTTAACCGTGATATATATTATAGACTGGGAGATGGGAATGACGAATCGATATCCTCTGAAGGAATCGGAGGATCCAAATGGCTGCTTTCGAATTTTGAATATAGCCCTAATCTTGTTCCTTCTGATACGTATAATTCGATGTATAGCGGCATTGAATACAGTAATGTCTGTATCAAGAATTTAAGTGAGATGAAAGGTACAGACGCCGCTGAGGAGAAAAGAATTGATATGTTATTAGGGGAGTGTTATGCGATTCGTGCTCTAAGCTACTTTAATCTGGTTCGATACTGGGGCGATGTTCCCTACCGGACGGTTCCGATTACAGATGACACCTCAATGTACGCTTCCAGAGTCAGCAGGGATACCATTTACGATGGTTGTATCACTGATTTACAGAAGGCGGTTGAACTATTGCCATGGTACAGCGAAGGGATGATTGCGACACCGGAAAGATTTTCAAAGAATGCTGCCTATGGGATTCTCGCCAGGGTAGCTCTTTATGCAGCCGGTTACTCTTTAAGATGGGATCTGAAGACTTATGCCGCATCTAGCGTCAGACTGGGAAAAAGAGCGGATGCGAATCGAATTAAAGCGTTGTATCAGATCGCCTCCGACGCCTGCGAAAAAGTAATAATGCGGGGAGAGAATATGCTTTTGCCGAGCTATGAAACGGTTTTTAGAAACCTGGTTCAGGGAAAATACGACAATGAAACCATGCTTGAGTATGGTCAGTATGGTAACGACGTGAATGGTGGAGGGATCGGGTATACCAATGGAATTTTTACCAATACAAGCTCCATTTATGCTAAGGCTTTTCCACTGATCGCCGTCATACCGACGTTATGGTTTGATTATCAGAAGGGTGATGAGCGCCGGGATGTATCTATTGCCAATTATAGCGTTACCGCGGCTAACGAGCGACAAATGAATCCATATGGCAATAATCGTATCGGGAAGTTCAGGGTTACCTGGATGGCTGATAAGGGAACTGCGGTCAACAAAAGGAATATTGACTGGCCCTGGCTCCGGTACGCTGATGTGCTGCTGATGTATGCTGAAGCGCAAAATGAATTATATCAAGGCCCTACAGATAAAGCCAAAGATGCATTGGAAGCGGTGAGGATCAGGGCATTTGGAGGAAATAAGGATTTAATCGGCATCACTCCAGGCAATTATGTTGATTTTAGAAACGCTATTATGCGGGAACGGAAGTTAGAGCTCGCTTTTGAAGGATTAAGGAGAACGGATTTAGTCCGGTGGGGTGTGATGTTTGATACGATCAGGGCTGCCAGACAAAGGGTGATCGATATGGCAACCAGAAGCGGGCAATATGCCGATATTGATGCCTATAGAGCCTATAAGCTGGAAACCGCCACAGATTTTAATGATCCGGTGGTGTCTGTTCCTTATATAGGCTATAAGACTATGCCATCAGAATCTGTTGTTGACTCCCTTTCGTCAGCGGGATATACATTACTTGATATGTTCACCGGGGAACCGGCAGCCGGAGCAGGTAATTTTCCTCTTGACGCTACTGCGCCCTGGGTTACCGGACTATTTGAAGGCGCGAAAAAGAACAAAATGGAGTGTATGCCTTTATCCGATGGCATGATAGATGACAACCCCGGATTAAAAGGGGAGCAGCTTCCGATCTATTAG